The Papilio machaon chromosome 28, ilPapMach1.1, whole genome shotgun sequence genome includes a window with the following:
- the LOC106709395 gene encoding BRCA1-associated RING domain protein 1, translated as MNSANMNSFLMALEAVKQDYTCRVCKELCKKPVTLKCCFHLICEEHIKDLFKCPTCDLPLLDQPVYKDDTLEASVNSTLELDKIFSQFKTDTNPIDASKEDNKNVTIRGTRNTKKNASKIKDKVNRELRKKSTENETSKMSPQTTLTGQKLLKNIEKRNKKGETALHVFCRHGKIDKVQELLNEGANSNTKDHAGWTPLHEAVQSGRLDMVRLLLSYKTLVNVPGPDNETPLHEAVRYNHKEIVNELVIHGADLNAKNNKGETPMRLATDEMKKILEIAMENVIQTQTANETNVSSIQMELDYDDIRVYCITQYRTVQNKLKTLAKHHNNVSIESKFTKKITHLLVDAEDGICLTSLDVLQGIVYGVWILSTDWIIKSSEDHLEDFNEYEIRGVGTTKYDGPKKSRYNKYKQLPGLFNGCHFYLHNFNTNYEVSKTLILNKTTLSKLITDAGGIVLRRIPNPESIPENEKLVPYHAKKGGKLEICSHYIIFKDMYEPRYNMKHLKALPIAWLLECIEKYELCEPE; from the coding sequence ATGAATTCAGCAAACATGAATTCGTTTTTAATGGCATTAGAAGCTGTAAAACAAGACTATACGTGTCGTGTTTGTAAAGAGTTGTGCAAAAAACCGGTTACATTGAAATGTTGTTTCCATTTAATTTGCGAAGAACATATTAAGGACTTATTCAAATGTCCAACATGTGATTTACCTTTATTAGACCAGCCTGTGTATAAGGACGATACTTTAGAGGCAAGTGTAAACTCAACTTTAGAAttagacaaaatattttcacaatttaaaacagataCGAATCCAATAGATGCATCTAAAGAAGACAACAAAAATGTTACTATAAGGGGAACTCggaatactaaaaaaaacgcttcgaaaatcaaagataaagttaaccgcgaattaagaaaaaaatcaacagaAAATGAAACATCGAAAATGTCTCCACAAACAACACTTACAGgacaaaaactattaaaaaacatagaaaaacgtaataaaaaggGTGAAACAGCATTACACGTTTTCTGTCGCCACGGTAAAATAGACAAAGTACAAGAATTACTCAATGAAGGTGCAAATTCTAATACAAAAGATCATGCTGGCTGGACACCATTACATGAAGCCGTTCAAAGTGGGAGATTAGATATGGTAAGATTgctattaagttataaaaccCTTGTCAATGTACCAGGTCCTGATAATGAGACACCATTACATGAAGCAGTGAGATATAATCATAAAGAGATAGTTAACGAATTAGTAATCCACGGAGCAGATTTGAAcgctaaaaataataaaggtgAAACACCAATGCGATTAGCTActgatgaaatgaaaaaaatattagaaatagcTATGGAAAATGTAATTCAAACTCAAACAGCTAACGAAACTAATGTATCTTCAATACAAATGGAACTTGATTACGATGATATAAGAGTTTACTGCATCACACAATACCGTACAGtacagaataaattaaaaacattagcaAAACACCATAATAATGTTAGTATAGAGTCAAAATTCACTAAGAAGATTACACATTTACTAGTAGACGCGGAAGACGGTATATGTTTGACCAGTCTTGATGTACTTCAAGGTATAGTCTATGGTGTTTGGATTTTATCAACCGATTGGATTATAAAAAGCTCAGAAGATCATTTAGAAGATTTTAACGAGTATGAAATAAGAGGTGTAGGTACAACAAAGTACGATGGTCCTAAAAAATcaagatataataaatataaacaactgCCGGGTTTATTTAACggttgtcatttttatttacacaattttaatacaaattacgaagtatcaaaaacattgattttaaataagacgacattatctaaattaataacagaCGCAGGAGGTATAGTTCTACGGAGAATACCAAATCCAGAATCTATACCGGAAAATGAGAAATTAGTTCCTTATCATGCTAAAAAAGGCGGGAAACTGGAAATATGTTCGCATTATATTATCTTCAAAGATATGTACGAACCAAGATATAATATGAAGCATTTAAAAGCTTTGCCAATAGCTTGGTTATTGGAATGTATTGAGAAATATGAATTATGTGAACCGGAATAA
- the LOC106709389 gene encoding transferrin, translating into MNPLCQLLFFLLCVNFVIPQGPGSGQNGNLRLCIVEGRGQYKRGAKYCPVLDEENSKIECVLGTDRLDCLRRISKGTVDFGVFSPEDLVAARWANVDVLVTNELRDRDKQFERSVVAVVNRRILPDSAAPLTSILRNSSLCHPGVGLDDLRPLSDTLSGYLESLVLTRSCDPNLSLSENRIKALAEFFGRACKAGPWVPEPTRNAELKKKYPSLCAACRSSCSENDRYWGDGGALACLSEGAGDVMWSELNDVKAYFKDTATDHLAYLCRDGSWQSMANNTDPCVWLNRPWPVIVAKRKAAAAVSALTQSISASAAAVDQHWRGALAALLELRAAPIPLYPPRAPLDHLATARGFREAYSQSGCDPPRHITLCTKSVLEKNKCEWLSEASAVYGITPPLQCTIRASTRDCMASVRDGDSDVIVADSDSLVSGMRDYGLTAVLHEATPIVEKTHTVVAYIRKDAKLKKMTDLRGKRAVFPRFDGVAWHSVSQYFADKLNVPCEHFISFFGEICAPGIQEHNATAEIIDKLTKNCLKDDGNGELNALRSLIEGKSDVAFFSMRTYNKYKANIIHETWAQNIVDIIPICPEENPKYCFISWSNIGHVFVSKKNSQMRKQEIINVFTKLDQLFGKHQPFHSPMFSMYGQFNHQMDVLFHNNTKNLASNNMLKFNPYDRIPFNFERTLTDVKNDTCQTADLSPDSSFRSAPTILLCIISLVVCFLYR; encoded by the exons ATGAATCCGTTGTGccagttacttttttttcttctgtgcGTTAATTTTGTGATCCCACAAGGACCTGGCTCAGGACAGAATGGaaatt TACGCCTGTGTATAGTGGAAGGCCGGGGCCAATACAAACGCGGCGCCAAATACTGCCCAGTACTCGACGAAGAGAATTCAAAAATAGAATGTGTACTTGGAACTGACAG ATTGGACTGTCTTCGACGTATTAGTAAGGGCACTGTTGATTTCGGAGTCTTCAGTCCTGAAGACCTAGTGGCTGCGAGATGGGCTAATGTCGACGTACTGGTCACCAATGAATTACGTGATAGAGATA AACAATTCGAGCGTAGTGTAGTTGCGGTAGTCAACAGGAGAATCCTGCCCGACAGTGCTGCCCCCTTGACGTCAATATTGAGGAACAGTTCGCTCTGTCATCCCGGCGTCGGATTGGATGATCTGCGACCACTGAGTGATACACTTTCTGgg TATTTAGAATCGTTGGTGTTAACCAGATCTTGCGACCCGAACCTCTCGCTCAGTGAGAACAGGATAAAAGCACTAGCCGAGTTCTTTGGTAGAGCGTGCAAAGCCGGTCCTTGGGTACCTGAACCTACCAGAAATGCTGAACTGA agAAGAAGTATCCATCTCTTTGCGCTGCTTGCCGGTCGTCTTGCTCCGAGAATGACCGTTACTGGGGAGATGGTGGTGCGCTGGCATGTCTCTCTGAAGGTGCTGGTGACGTCATGTGGTCTGAGCTTAATGACGTCAAAGCATATTTCAAG GACACAGCTACAGATCACTTGGCATATCTTTGTCGCGACGGCAGTTGGCAGTCGATGGCCAACAATACGGATCCTTGCGTTTGGCTGAACAGACCCTGGCCAGTGATAGTCGCTAAAag AAAAGCGGCTGCAGCTGTGAGCGCATTAACACAGTCTATATCAGCAAGCGCTGCCGCAGTAGATCAACATTGGAGAGGTGCACTCGCAGCGCTGCTTGAACTGCGAGCGGCGCCAATACCATTGTATCCACCGCGCGCACCTCTAGACCATCTAGCAACAGCACGAGGCTTCAGAGAGGCATACAGTCAAAGCGGATGCGATCCACCTAG GCACATAACTCTCTGTACTAAGTCAGTGTTGGAGAAGAACAAATGTGAGTGGTTGAGTGAGGCGAGCGCGGTGTACGGCATCACGCCCCCCCTCCAGTGCACCATCAGAGCGAGCACGCGAGATTGCATGGCCTCCGTGCGAGATGGAGACAGCGATGTTATAGTTGCTGATAGCGACTCACTTGTTTCTGGGATGAG agaCTACGGCCTTACCGCTGTTCTCCACGAAGCGACGCCTATAGTAGAAAAAACTCATACAGTTGTAGCTTATATACGGAAGGACGCCAAGTTGAAAAAGATGACAGATCTACGCGGGAAACGAGCTGTTTTCCCGCGTTTCGACGGCGTCGCTTGGCATTCAGTTTCACAATACTTCGCCGACAAACTGAATGTGCCTTGCGAACACTTTATAAGCTTTTTCGGTGAAATTTGCGCTCCTGGTATACAAGAACATAACGCTACTGCTGAAATCATAGATAAATTGACGAAAAACTGTTTGAAAGATGATGGTAATGGTGAATTGAATGCTTTGAGGAGTTTGATCGAAGGAAAGAGTGATGTGGCTTTCTTCAGTATGAGaacttacaataaatataaag cAAACATCATCCATGAGACGTGGGCGCAGAATATTGTAGACATAATACCGATATGTCCCGAAGAGAATCCTAAATATTGTTTCATCAGTTGGTCGAATATCGGCCACGTTTTTGTTTCGAAGAAAAATTCTCAAATGCGTAAACAAGAGATCATAAATGTGTTCACAAAACTCGACCAATTATTTGGCAAACATCAGCCATTCCACAGTCCTATGTTCTCTATGTATGGCCAATTTAACCATCAAATGGATGTCTTATTCCACAATAACACTAAGAACCTGGCctcaaataatatgttaaaatttaacccATATGATCGAATCCCTTTCAATTTCGAACGCACCttgacagatgtcaaaaatgaCACCTGTCAAACAGCCGATCTCAGCCCGGATTCGAGTTTTAGATCCGCACCCACAATTTTATTGTGTATAATCTCTCTAGTCGTTTGTTtcttatatagataa
- the LOC106709394 gene encoding eukaryotic translation initiation factor eIF1 has translation MSIQNLNTFDPFADAIKSSEDDVQDGLVHVRIQQRNGRKTLTTVQGLSSEYDLKKIVRACKKEFACNGTVVEHPEYGEVLQLQGDQRENICQWLTKSGLVKPEQLKVHGF, from the coding sequence ATGTCCATCCAGAATCTCAACACATTCGACCCATTCGCCGATGCTATCAAAAGCTCGGAAGACGATGTACAAGATGGACTAGTCCATGTCCGGATCCAGCAGCGGAACGGGCGCAAAACTCTGACAACGGTGCAAGGCCTGTCATCGGAATATGACCTGAAGAAAATCGTGCGGGCATGCAAGAAGGAGTTTGCGTGCAACGGAACCGTCGTGGAGCATCCGGAGTACGGCGAAGTACTGCAGCTGCAGGGCGACCAGCGAGAGAATATTTGTCAGTGGCTCACTAAATCGGGGCTCGTGAAACCGGAACAACTCAAAGTGCACGGCTTCTAA
- the LOC106709398 gene encoding uncharacterized protein LOC106709398: MDDHKKSSWFSSSFRCMDFGDVIGIMTTIIHDDGPLPMRDRKPTERIKNAADKFKESHKPDYEDRFMKNSDGIERVHNHNTAYPKLRDELDRRRSLTKNGVEQNGRWQCPICQISVIALIICLILALGILKARNKKDIENSRRAKKYQSLDMDLDIEPDLFLKKDKKPNSKEDFGSNDPDTSDASISTFASFPSTNHEPQI, from the exons ATGGATGACCATAAAAAATCCAGTTGGTTTTCGAGTTCCTTCCGATGTATGGACTTCGGTGACGTCATCGGTATAATGACAACAATTATACACGACGATGGACCTTTGCCCATGCGGGATAGGAAACCGACAGAG AGAATAAAAAATGCTGCCGACAAGTTTAAGGAATCCCATAAACCTGACTACGAAGACAGGTTTATGAAGAATAGCGACGGAATTGAACGAGTGCACAATCACAACACTGCCTACCCTAAACTTAGAGACGAGTTGGACAGACGACGGTCTCTCACCAAG AACGGAGTTGAGCAGAACGGACG gTGGCAATGCCCAATCTGCCAAATAAGTGTGATAGCGCTcattatatgtttaatactGGCACTAGGG ATATTAAAGGCGCGAAATAAGAAAGATATAGAAAATTCTAGACGTGCAAAGAAGTATCAGAGTTTGGATATGGATTTAGATATTGAAcctgatttgtttttaaagaaagataaaaaGCCAAATTCTAAAGAAGATTTTGGATCCAATGATCCGGATACTAGTGATGCATCAATAAGCACATTTGCGAGTTTTCCATCGACAAATCATGAACCACAGATATAA
- the LOC106709396 gene encoding caltractin: protein MTTEQPKVEPEDEETEQEIKEKSVSARLIFTEQQKRDLRDAFNLLDHTGEGKIKADDFRVAIKALGYEPTKEELQHMINRVDKNQTGKLSFENFETAIMRKIMSLDSDGDIMKSFRLFDDGDCGFISFENVKRVSEILGFGLTDEEIEEIMDDADKDFDGFISVQEFMRMIKTSVRIETP from the exons ATGACTACTGAACAACCTAAAGTAGAACCTGAAGACGAAGAAACAGAACAGGAAATAAAAGAGAAAAGTGTTTCAGCTCGTTTAATTTTCACTGAACAGCAG aaAAGGGATTTGCGCGATGCTTTTAATTTACTCGATCATACGGgagaaggaaaaataaaagccGATGACTTTCGTGTCGCGATAAAAGCTTTGG gTTACGAACCCACGAAAGAGGAGTTGCAGCACATGATAAATAGAGTTGATAAAAATCAAACAGGAAAGCTGAGTTTTGAAAATTTCGAAACAGCTATTATGAGAAAAATAATGTCTTTAGACAGCGACGGGGATATTATGAAGAGTTTTCGCCTTTTTGATGACGGTGACTGCG GTTTCATTAGCTTTGAAAATGTGAAGCGAGTCTCCGAAATCTTGGGATTTGGTCTTACCGATGAAGAAATAGAGGAAATTATGGATGATGCAGACAAAGACTTCGACGGATTT ATTTCCGTACAAGAATTTATGAGAATGATTAAAACGTCAGTTCGTATTGAAACACCTTAG
- the LOC106709393 gene encoding protein D2 — protein MSILKLYQEHCVVPDVINVAPSETLDIQYPSGVKVDIGKELTPKQVKDRPTVRWAAKEGEYYTLALVDPDAPSRENPKFREWHHWLVGNIYGGDLNKGEVLSDYIGSGPPKGTGLHRYVFLVYKQAEKCDFTKVPKLPNNSGDKRGKFSISRFAEQFQLGSPVAGNFYFAKYDDYVPKLYAQLKG, from the coding sequence ATGTCTATCCTGAAACTTTATCAGGAACACTGTGTGGTACCCGACGTTATTAACGTTGCTCCGTCTGAAACGTTAGACATCCAATATCCAAGCGGTGTGAAAGTTGATATTGGTAAAGAATTAACGCCCAAACAAGTAAAAGATCGTCCTACGGTTAGATGGGCAGCTAAAGAAGGTGAATATTACACTTTAGCTCTTGTTGATCCCGATGCTCCAAGCCGCGAAAATCCAAAATTTCGTGAATGGCACCATTGGTTGGTTGGCAACATTTATGGCGGTGATTTGAATAAAGGTGAAGTACTTTCTGATTATATTGGTTCTGGTCCTCCAAAAGGAACCGGTTTACATCgttatgtatttttagtttacaaaCAAGCTGAAAAATGTGATTTTACGAAAGTGCCAAAACTCCCAAATAATTCGGGTGACAAGAGAGGAAAATTCTCAATTTCTAGATTTGCTGAGCAATTTCAATTGGGTTCACCAGTTGCTGGAAATTTCTATTTTGCAAAATATGACGATTATGTGCCGAAATTATATGCACAATTAAAAggctaa
- the LOC106709397 gene encoding probable small nuclear ribonucleoprotein Sm D1: MKLVRFLMKLSHETVTIELKNGSVVHGTITGVDVAMNTHLKAVKVTLKNKEELQLETLSIRGNNIRYYLLPDSLPIETLLLDDAPKGRGKREGFPRGGARGGRGRGRGGRGGPRGGRGGRGRGRR, translated from the coding sequence ATGAAGCTTGTAAGATTTCTGATGAAATTGAGTCACGAGACTGTGACAATCGAGCTTAAGAATGGTAGTGTCGTCCATGGCACAATCACAGGTGTGGATGTTGCGATGAATACACATCTAAAAGCTGTAAAAGTAACATTGAAGAACAAGGAGGAGTTGCAATTGGAAACACTAAGTATACGTGGTAATAATATAAGATATTACCTGTTACCGGACAGTCTGCCTATCGAAACTTTGTTATTAGACGATGCACCAAAGGGTCGTGGTAAACGCGAAGGTTTCCCGAGAGGCGGTGCTCGCGGCGGTCGAGGCAGAGGCCGCGGAGGCCGAGGCGGACCAAGAGGCGGCCGCGGCGGCAGAGGCCGTGGAAGACGATAA